A single region of the Methyloceanibacter stevinii genome encodes:
- a CDS encoding DsbA family protein: MIQHPHQTEATGHTEGGSGQPSARCLGLVPCSRKWVLGLIGLGVALCVIAVGVVAIERLTRTERSERAAAAHTDELYRDPASLVVGNPEGDVSIVAFHDYNCPDCRAGAPELVRLTDEDGQVKLILKDLPVLGRDSEDVARIVLAAERQGGALELHRRLETIQGRASKFRALKIADELGLDQSRLERDMNDPEISSVLAANKQLAGELGIRGVPFYLVGDQVWSAPPSEFYSSLKEQVARVRSEGCGTGC; this comes from the coding sequence ATGATCCAGCATCCGCATCAGACCGAAGCCACCGGGCACACGGAGGGTGGATCGGGGCAACCCTCGGCGCGCTGTTTGGGGCTGGTCCCATGCAGCCGCAAATGGGTGCTCGGGCTGATCGGCCTCGGCGTTGCCCTGTGCGTCATCGCCGTGGGGGTCGTCGCTATCGAGCGGCTGACACGCACCGAGCGCAGCGAACGTGCAGCCGCGGCGCATACGGATGAGCTGTATCGTGACCCGGCTAGCCTCGTTGTCGGCAATCCTGAAGGCGACGTGAGCATCGTCGCCTTCCACGACTACAACTGCCCCGACTGCCGGGCGGGGGCCCCCGAACTCGTACGGCTGACGGACGAGGACGGACAGGTCAAGCTGATCCTGAAGGACCTTCCCGTGCTTGGCCGGGACTCGGAGGACGTCGCGCGCATTGTTCTTGCCGCAGAGCGCCAAGGCGGTGCGCTGGAACTGCATCGGCGCCTTGAAACCATCCAGGGGCGCGCGTCCAAGTTTCGGGCGTTGAAAATCGCGGACGAACTCGGTCTCGACCAGTCCCGCCTGGAGCGCGACATGAACGATCCCGAGATTTCGTCCGTACTCGCTGCAAACAAACAGCTTGCCGGCGAGCTTGGAATCAGGGGTGTCCCCTTCTATCTCGTGGGAGACCAGGTCTGGTCCGCGCCGCCGTCTGAGTTCTACTCGTCGCTGAAAGAGCAGGTGGCGCGCGTGCGGTCGGAGGGCTGCGGCACGGGCTGTTGA